Proteins from one Candida orthopsilosis Co 90-125, chromosome 2 draft sequence genomic window:
- a CDS encoding Hmt1 major type I protein arginine methyltransferases (PRMT) (involved in asymmetric dimethylation of arginine residues), with translation MPESATDKSTLDKYEQHYFSSYDHFGIHEEMLKDTSRTLSYRNAMYRNKDAFKDKIVLDVGCGTGILSMFAVKAGAKHVYSVDMSSIIGKAREIVDLNGFSDKITFLQGKLEDIKLPVDSVDIIISEWMGYFLLYESMLDTVLYARDKYLVKGGLILPDKCQMYIAGIEDGQYKEEKIHYWEDVYGFDYSPFIKTAMEEPLVDTVNKQALVTNSFKFFEFDINTVKKEELSFKRKFELFATENDMCHAYIVYWDAIFPGKERITLPTGPMNQYTHWKQTVFYMDQVLDLRKGDLIYGEIFARPSTINPREYDIDIKWDLQTESNDTNRNQKGEYKYFLR, from the coding sequence ATGCCCGAATCAGCCACTGACAAGTCTACTCTTGATAAATATGAGCAGCACTATTTTTCATCGTATGATCATTTCGGTATTCACGAAGAGATGTTGAAAGATACATCACGTACATTGAGTTATAGAAATGCCATGTACAGAAACAAAGATGCATTCAAGGACAAGATCGTTCTTGATGTTGGTTGCGGTACTGGTATACTTTCAATGTTTGCTGTTAAGGCTGGAGCAAAACATGTTTACTCAGTTGATATGTCATCGATTATTGGCAAGGCTAGggaaattgttgacttgAATGGGTTCAGCGATAAAATTACTTTCTTACAAGGTAAATTGGAAGATATAAAGTTGCCAGTTGATTCCGTCGATATTATAATATCAGAGTGGATGGGGTACTTTTTACTTTACGAATCAATGTTGGATACTGTTTTGTACGCTAGAGATAAGTACCTTGTCAAAGgtggtttgattttgccAGATAAGTGCCAGATGTACATTGCTGGTATCGAAGATGGTCAATacaaggaagaaaaaattcATTATTGGGAAGATGTCTACGGCTTTGATTATTCGCCGTTTATCAAAACAGCAATGGAGGAGCCATTGGTTGATACTGTGAATAAACAAGCATTGGTAACAAACAGTTTCAAGttttttgagtttgataTTAACACAGTCAAGAAGGAAGAactttctttcaaaagaaagtttgaattgtttgCCACTGAGAACGATATGTGTCATGCGTACATTGTTTATTGGGATGCAATTTTCCCtggaaaagaaaggatTACATTACCAACAGGACCAATGAACCAGTATACTCACTGGAAACAAACAGTATTTTACATGGACCAGGTATTGGATTTGAGGAAAGGTGACCTTATCTATGGCGAAATTTTTGCTCGTCCAAGCACCATCAACCCCAGAGAGTACGACATTGACATCAAATGGGACTTGCAAACTGAAAGTAACGACACGAATAGGAATCAAAAAGGGGAGTACAAATACTTTCTTCGTTAG
- a CDS encoding Mxr2 protein (S. cerevisiae homolog MXR2 has (R)-S-oxide reductase activity and has role in cellular response to oxidative stress) — protein MASKIFICLLLFLSVTFMLCQQAASVLKHKSISSSIAATRNLSFATKRINHSNTQKQSIRKMSKSDNEWRAILSPEQFYVLREKGTEPPGSGKYNKTPSSSKGVYECVACHNPLYKASTKFDSGCGWPAFYDAIPGALNVHTDKSHGMTRNEITCAKCGGHLGHVFKGEGFNTPTDERHCVNSISLHLNPDKTQ, from the coding sequence ATGGCATcgaaaattttcatttgccttcttctttttcttctggTAACTTTCATGCTTTGTCAACAAGCTGCTTCAGTATTGAAACACAAATctatttcatcatcaatagcTGCTACAAGAAACTTATCTTTTGCTACCAAGAGAATTAACCACAGCAACACACAAAAGCAAAGTATTAGAAAAATGTCCAAGTCAGATAACGAATGGAGAGCAATTCTCTCACCAGAGCAATTCTACGTTTTGAGAGAGAAGGGAACTGAACCTCCAGGATCAGGAAAGTACAACAAAACTCCATCATCAAGCAAGGGCGTTTATGAATGCGTCGCTTGCCACAATCCACTCTACAAGGCTAGCACCAAATTTGACTCAGGATGTGGATGGCCTGCTTTTTATGATGCCATTCCAGGTGCACTTAACGTCCATACCGACAAAAGTCACGGTATGACGAGAAATGAAATCACATGTGCCAAATGTGGTGGCCACTTGGGACACGTTTTCAAAGGTGAGGGATTCAACACCCCAACCGATGAGAGACACTGTGTCAACAGTATTTCACTTCACTTAAACCCAGACAAGACTCAGTAA
- a CDS encoding Rrs1 ribosome biogenesis and nuclear export protein: protein MSSEKEYKPVTVEKPIGNTYDLGNLATFDPNPLSNDKLRSKNESEKEQYLSSVTRDNVQLLVNQILSLPVKTTTDNQGSSTGHSSSMTLIQLPEPTTLLPREKAIPKPKPPTKWEQFAAKKGIKPKAKDGKLVYDEETGEWVPKWGYKGKNKSLDDQWLVELDDKPKKRGRDDGDDLIDPRTLARAERKKLIKKNELQHKRNLRNASK from the coding sequence ATGTCTTCAGAGAAAGAATACAAACCTGTAACGGTAGAAAAACCGATAGGAAACACATATGACCTTGGAAATCTTGCGacatttgatccaaatccTTTGTCGAATGATAAATTGAGAAGCAAAAATGAATCAGAAAAGGAACAATACCTTTCTTCAGTTACTAGAGACAATGTACAGCTTTTAGTAAATCAGATATTGTCATTACCTGTAAAAACAACCACCGATAATCAAGGGTCACTGACGGGACACAGTTCATCAATGACATTAATCCAGTTACCTGAGCCAACGACGTTGTTACCACGTGAAAAAGCTATTCCTAAACCTAAACCACCTACTAAATGGGAACAATTTGCTGCAAAGAAAGGGATTAAACCCAAAGCCAAAGATGGGAAGTTGGTTTACGACGAAGAAACAGGTGAATGGGTGCCCAAATGGGGATACAAGGGAAAGAACAAAAGCTTGGATGATCAGTGGTTGGTAGAATTGGATGATAAACCAAAGAAGAGAGGCAGggatgatggtgatgatttaattgatCCTAGAACATTAGCTAGGGCTGAGAGAAAGAAGCTaataaaaaagaatgaGTTGCAGCATAAGCGAAATTTGAGAAACGCTTCAAAGTAG
- a CDS encoding Lro1 protein (S. cerevisiae homolog LRO1 has phospholipid:diacylglycerol acyltransferase activity and has role in lipid storage, triglyceride biosynthetic process), with protein sequence MSTHRKRKLSHEKEASRANDAHAQSTAINNNNLGSDGEDGVQEIDLTNDDDSKKHRRSSVGHHHHKKHHQDTKSRKKIRESRRFVFILGIIFGLVVTVFFSTNKANFPTDLDQLVNLNFDNLNSLFEDWKGWKDVLPSGIQSYLQDAEGGDDSLHGSAESFSVGLRLRAAKNYTAKYNVVMVPGVISTGLESWGTTTSGDCPSIGYFRKRLWGSFFMLRTMILDKTCWLKNIMLDTETGLDPPNVKVRAAQGFEAADFFVAGYWIWNKILQNLAVIGYSPDNMLSASYDWRLTYIDLEKRDGYFSKLQKQIEMTKKVGGEKSILVGHSMGSQVIFYFLKWVEAKGEYFGNGGPNWVNEYIEAVVDISGSSLGTPKAIPALISGEMKDTVQLNALAVYGLEQFFSRRERVDMLRTFGGVASMFPKGGDLIWGNLTNAPDDPINTLETNDTTRELGGPKNGSFGTFIKYTGKDGEERDVTINESLEQLLDEAPSWYSKRVRDNYSHGVAKTKKELDANNQIQSKWVNPLEAALPNAPDLKYYCFYGVGNPTERAYKYVPADKSVKLDYVIDSESSDGVMLGDGDGTVSLLTHTMCHEWQKGNKSRYNPGNVNVTIVEIKHEPDRFDLRGGAKTAEHVDILGSAELNELVLTVASGNGGAIKDRYVSNLRQIVERLDI encoded by the coding sequence ATGTCTACCCAtaggaaaagaaagttgtCACACGAAAAAGAGGCATCGAGGGCAAACGATGCACATGCTCAATCAACGGCAATAAATAATAACAACCTCGGTAGCGATGGAGAAGATGGAGTTCAAGAGATCGATTTGACAAACGATGACGATTCCAAGAAACATCGTCGTAGTTCAGTTGGTCATCACCATCATAAGAAACACCACCAAGATACAAAGTCGAGGAAAAAGATTCGTGAGTCAAGACGGTTTGTATTCATCTTGGGTATTATATTTGGACTCGTGGTAACGGTGTTCTTCTCAACGAATAAAGCCAACTTCCCCACAGATCTAGATCAGTTGGTTAATTTAAACTTTGATAACTTGAACTCCTTGTTTGAAGATTGGAAAGGTTGGAAGGATGTGTTGCCCTCTGGAATCCAATCTTATTTACAAGATGCTGAAGGTGGCGATGATAGCCTCCATGGATCAGCAGAGTCATTCAGTGTTGGATTGAGATTGAGAGCAGCAAAGAACTATACAGCAAAGTATAACGTGGTTATGGTACCAGGTGTCATTTCCACTGGATTAGAATCATGGGGAACAACAACTCTGGGCGACTGTCCTTCCATTGGATATTTCAGAAAGAGATTATGGGGATCATTCTTTATGTTGAGAACAATGATTCTTGACAAAACGTGTTGGCTAAAGAACATTATGCTTGACACAGAGACGGGATTAGACCCACCGAATGTCAAAGTACGTGCGGCACAAGGGTTTGAAGCAGctgatttctttgttgctggatattggatttggaacaaaattttgcaaaatctaGCTGTCATTGGATACAGCCCTGATAATATGTTGAGCGCAAGTTACGATTGGCGTTTGACATACATCGATTTGGAAAAACGTGATGGATACTTTAgcaaattgcaaaagcaAATAGAAATGACAAAAAAAGTCGGTGGTGAAAAATCCATATTAGTTGGCCATTCAATGGGATCACAGGTTATTTTCTATTTCTTGAAATGGGTTGAAGCAAAAGGTGAATATTTCGGCAATGGAGGACCTAACTGGGTCAATGAGTATATCGAAGCTGTTGTCGATATTAGTGGCTCGTCGTTGGGTACTCCCAAAGCCATACCTGCATTGATATCAGGAGAGATGAAGGATActgttcaattgaatgcaTTGGCTGTGTATGGTttggaacaattttttagTAGGAGAGAAAGAGTTGATATGTTGCGTACTTTTGGTGGTGTGGCTAGTATGTTTCCTAAAGGTGGGGATTTAATTTGGggaaatttgacaaatgcTCCTGATGATCCAATTAATACTCTTGAGACAAACGATACCACTAGAGAACTTGGTGGACCGAAGAACGGAAGTTTTGGtacatttatcaaatataCTGGTAAGGACGGAGAGGAAAGGGACGTGACAATAAACGAGAGTTTGGAACAATTACTCGATGAAGCTCCTTCATGGTACTCCAAAAGAGTCAGAGACAACTATAGCCATGGGGTAGCAAAGACTAAAAAGGAGTTGGATGccaacaatcaaattcagaGCAAATGGGTGAATCCATTGGAAGCTGCATTACCAAATGCCCCTGATTTAAAGTATTACTGTTTTTATGGTGTGGGAAATCCAACCGAACGTGCATATAAGTATGTTCCAGCCGACAAGTCAGTGAAGTTGGATTACGTCATTGATAGTGAATCAAGTGATGGAGTTATGTTAGGCGATGGTGACGGGACAGTATCGTTACTAACCCATACAATGTGTCACGAATGGCAAAAGGGAAATAAGTCGAGATATAATCCAGGAAATGTTAATGtcaccattgttgaaatcaagCACGAACCAGACagatttgatttgagaGGTGGTGCCAAGACAGCGGAGCATGTAGATATTTTAGGAAGTGCCGAGTTGAATGAGTTGGTTCTCACTGTTGCTTCAGGTAATGGGGGTGCTATCAAAGACAGATATGTAAGTAATTTGAGGCAGATTGTTGAGAGGTTAGATATTTAG
- a CDS encoding Mbf1 transcriptional coactivator: MSDDWNSVTIIGSKARVGGGGPREHVAKTQSQLNAARRSGLVVGTEKKYGSANTKTNPEGQRLTKLDATDDVVAVKKVDTNVGKAIQKARQEKKFTQKDLATKVNEKPNVINDYEAGRAIPNQQVLGKLERALGVKLRGKNIGEPLFPKKS; the protein is encoded by the coding sequence ATGTCAGACGATTGGAATTCAGTTACTATTATTGGTTCAAAAGCCAGAGTTGGAGGCGGTGGCCCAAGAGAACACGTTGCCAAGACACAATCACAATTGAACGCTGCAAGAAGACTGGGATTGGTTGTCGGTACTGAAAAGAAGTATGGATCAGCGAATACGAAAACAAACCCCGAAGGTCAAAGATTGACTAAACTAGATGCGACCGACGATGTAGTTGCTGTAAAGAAGGTTGATACCAATGTTGGTAAGGCTATTCAAAAAGCAAGACAGGAGAAGAAGTTTACGCAAAAGGATTTGGCCACTAAAGTCAATGAAAAACCAAATGTTATTAACGATTACGAAGCCGGAAGAGCAATCCCAAACCAGCAAGTTTTGGGTAAACTAGAAAGAGCATTGGGTGTCAAGTTGAGAGGAAAGAACATTGGTGAACCCTTGTTTCCTAAGAAATCGTAG
- a CDS encoding enoyl reductase yields MALSEIYKFTQQNKKFILPFQAFSKVARHYNMTSIEVKSRSRSLKSYSSNELTTDSLVDELIEELSADNHISRHRLRLTKLENGKQVPLVADKTFAQNGIPKSETNIQLYVKDLGPQISWRTVFIVEYFGPFIFHVLFYNIASFYNVKPFEHTQTQTLAYWMVLLHFAKREYETLFVHKFSNATMPAFNIFKNSTHYWILSGFNLAYFVYAPVEKYTGFLGHLFYVNEFPVWAKYSLVALWAFAELSNFKTHKILSNLRNEDTKKYVIPYGYGFNLVSCPNYFFESLSWLAYAMLVGNWSAWIFLLVSTGQMWLWAVKKHKRYLKTFGDEYKKLKRKIFVPYVI; encoded by the coding sequence ATGGCGTTAAGCGAAATCTACAAATTCACTCagcaaaataaaaaatttattctCCCTTTCCAGGCATTTTCAAAGGTTGCTAGACACTACAATATGACATCAATTGAGGTCAAATCACGTTCAAGGTCACTTAaatcatattcatcaaatgaattgaCTACTGATTCTTTAGTTGATGAGTTAATTGAAGAACTCAGTGCTGATAATCACATTTCAAGACACAGACTTAGATTGAcgaaattggaaaatgggAAACAAGTACCATTGGTGGCTGACAAGACTTTTGCTCAAAATGGTATTCCCAAGAGCGAAACTAATATTCAACTCTATGTGAAGGATTTGGGTCCACAAATTTCATGGCGTACTGTGTTCATAGTAGAATATTTTGGACCTTTTATATTCCATGTATTATTTTACAACATTGCTTCATTTTACAATGTGAAGCCATTCGAGCATACCCAAACTCAGACCTTGGCTTACTGGATGGTTTTGTTGCATTTTGCCAAGCGTGAATATGAGACATTGTTTGTTCACAAGTTCTCAAATGCCACAATGCCTgcattcaacattttcaaaaattccACTCACTATTGGATTTTGTCAGGATTCAACTTAGCATACTTTGTGTATGCTCCTGTTGAAAAGTACACCGGATTTTTGGGACATTTGTTTTACGTTAATGAATTTCCAGTCTGGGCAAAATACTCATTAGTTGCATTGTGGGCTTTTGCTGAattatccaatttcaaaacccacaaaattttgagtAACTTGAGAAATGAGGATACCAAGAAGTATGTTATCCCATATGGTTAtggattcaatttggtgtCCTGTCCAAATTACTTCTTTGAGTCTTTGTCATGGTTGGCATATGCCATGTTGGTTGGTAACTGGTCAGCATGGATCTTCTTACTTGTTAGCACCGGTCAGATGTGGCTTTGGGCTGTGAAGAAACACAAGAGATACTTGAAAACATTTGGTGATGAGTacaagaagttgaagagaaagattTTTGTACCATATGTTATCTAA
- a CDS encoding Gem1 protein (S. cerevisiae homolog GEM1 has GTPase activity, has role in vesicle-mediated transport, mitochondrion inheritance and localizes to mitochondrial outer membrane), whose product MLPDSIRIVVCGDESVGKSSLISSFTRESTTDSSITHVLPPITISRNDYEEVVREVPSVIQERDTNHVNRNSRDISDSYNQMNVIDILPYVPNTTTIVDTNSSDVSSLHKELKRADVICLVYSDHYTYERISLHWMPMLRSLGVNLPIILCANKSDLSPRSAWKNQDNEEFLPLINEFKEIEAGLRCSALNGYNIVEVFYICQRAIVYPISPLFDAIEHNLRPRAIEALKRVFFLFDADQDGYLSFDEFNELHKKCFKKEASREDFDDNVNYIHSKILSNGENDGISEDGFMLLHKFFAESGRHETTWIILRANHYTNSLSLDDKFLYPHLDVNLDSSVELSPTGYKFFVDLFLTFDRDNDGGLNEVEIDNLFQPTPGIPKLWSETNFPSSIVCNEGGYVTLQGWLAQWNLTTFLNYKTTLEYLAYLGFDEGNSVKALKVTKPRKIRQKQGKIYRSSVNDRNIFYCFVVGAPKAGKSSLLDSFLHGSYSEMYSPTIQPRLVIKDIELRGGKQCYLILEELGELESAILENKKRLDECDVICYTYDSSDPESFQYLVDLRQKYANLDEIPSVFVALKADLDKQQQRSDVQPENYTRDLFLSSPLHISSSWTSSLQELFIQLVDAAKNPASATPGLETEKAVDQEKTKHLIMAGGAIGVMALMSIWMLNSMRRR is encoded by the coding sequence ATGCTACCCGACCTGATACGAATAGTTGTATGTGGTGATGAATCCGTTGGGAAGTCATCCCTAATACTGTCTTTCACCAGAGAATCAACGACAGACTCATCTATTACCCACGTGTTGCCACCGATCACCATATCACGAAACGATTATGAAGAAGTTGTACGCGAGGTACCATCTGTGATTCAAGAACGAGACACGAATCACGTCAATCGCAACAGTCGTGATATTAGCGATAGTTACAACCAAATGAATGTCATCGATATTTTGCCGTACGTACCCAACACAACGACCATTGTTGACACAAATTCATCTGATGTATCTTCACTACATAAAGAACTCAAGCGGGCAGATGTGATCTGTCTAGTTTATTCCGACCATTACACTTATGAGAGAATATCTTTACACTGGATGCCCATGCTCAGATCTCTTGGAGTCAACTTACCAATCATTTTATGTGCCAACAAGTCAGACTTGTCACCAAGATCGGCATGGAAAAATCAAGATAATGAAGAGTTTCTTCCgttgattaatgaatttaaaGAGATTGAGGCGGGGCTACGATGTAGTGCTTTGAATGGCTATAATATAGTGGAGGTATTCTATATATGCCAACGAGCAATTGTGTACCCCATTTCACCCCTTTTCGATGCTATAGAACATAATTTAAGACCGCGCGCTATCGAAGCGCTCAAACGAGTATTTTTCTTATTTGACGCTGATCAGGATGGGTACTTGAgctttgatgaatttaatgAATTGCATAAAAAATGCTTCAAAAAGGAAGCTTCTCGGGAGGATTTCGATGACAATGTCAATTACATTCATTCTAAAATATTGTCTAACGGAGAAAATGATGGTATCAGCGAGGATGGGTTCATGCTACTACACAAATTCTTTGCCGAGTCAGGCAGACATGAAACAACCTGGATCATATTGCGTGCCAATCATTACACCAACTCGCTATCATTGGATGACAAGTTTCTTTATCCTCATCTCGACGTGAATCTCGATTCCAGCGTTGAATTGAGCCCTACTGGTTACAagttttttgttgatttatttcTCACATTTGACAGGGATAACGATGGTGGattgaatgaagttgaGATTGATAACCTCTTTCAACCAACTCCAGGCATTCCCAAATTGTGGCTGGAAACAAATTTcccatcatcaattgtatgCAACGAAGGGGGATATGTTACACTACAAGGGTGGCTTGCCCAATGGAATTTAACCACATTTTTGAACTACAAGACCACGTTGGAATATTTGGCCTACTTAGGATTTGACGAGGGAAATTCAGTCAAGGCTCTAAAAGTAACCAAACCTAGGAAGATTCGACAGAAGCAAGGAAAGATTTACCGCAGTTCTGTAAATGATCGAAATATATTTTATTGTTTCGTTGTTGGAGCTCCAAAAGCAGGAAAGAGCTCGTTATTGGACCTGTTTTTACATGGATCATATAGTGAAATGTATTCGCCAACTATTCAACCACGTTTGGTGATTAAAGATATCGAGTTGAGAGGAGGGAAACAGTGCTACTTGATTTTGGAGGAGTTGGGTGAGTTAGAGTCGGCTATAttagaaaacaaaaagagaTTAGATGAATGTGATGTGATATGCTATACTTATGATTCGTCTGACCCTGAGAGCTTCCAGTACTTGGTAGATTTACGACAAAAGTATGCCAACTTGGACGAAATACCATCAGTGTTTGTGGCATTGAAAGCAGACTTGGATAAACAGCAACAGAGGTCGGATGTGCAACCGGAGAATTATACACGAGATTTGTTTTTAAGCTCGCCTTTGCATATATCATCGTCTTGGACTTCGTCATTGCAGGAACTATTTATACAACTAGTAGATGCAGCAAAGAATCCAGCGAGTGCAACACCTGGGTTGGAAACAGAAAAGGCTGTTGACCAAGAGAAAACAAAGCATTTGATAATGGCTGGTGGAGCGATTGGTGTGATGGCTCTCATGTCCATTTGGATGTTGAATAGTATGCGACGTAGATAA
- a CDS encoding Rsm27 protein (S. cerevisiae homolog RSM27 is structural constituent of mitochondrial small ribosomal subunit), which produces MSPILKTLPSKSRLAQVRNLSAEIFDEFWNPTAKRNPAKILKKPLLGPEVVKYYGDNNTVPTFKDFKKWFPELKLVDPREAHRTFMVEDRKRRNKGAPKKKKA; this is translated from the coding sequence ATGTCCCCCATACTAAAAACTCTACCATCAAAAAGCCGATTGGCTCAAGTCAGAAATCTCAGTGCTGAAAtctttgatgaattttggAACCCCACAGCAAAAAGAAACCCCGCtaagatattgaaaaaaccATTGTTAGGACCTGAAGTTGTTAAATACTACGGAGACAACAATACTGTGCCAACATTTAAAGATTTTAAGAAATGGTTCCCAGAGTTGAAATTAGTGGATCCTAGGGAAGCCCACAGGACATTTATGGTTGAGGATAGAAAGAGGAGGAATAAAGGTGctccaaagaagaagaaagctTGA
- a CDS encoding Hgc1 G1 cyclin-related protein: MIATTKLPSPRSFDLLPRNKRAHYPGLPQHHQVPRTPPPPPPCPQSPQPQYSNKQFEQKLYSSHLYSSEVSTHERVVSEYDMDIYETMLEQIEQNKPNVNLYKQQPYLTPAVRVKLVEFLLKMSVRLKILPFVFYKAVRLFDRYCCKRIVLLDQSQLIITTCLWIASKVNGGNNHFVNMNNLNKCIDGFRVIGDLGYGSGGKFIGPTERFRLPKLHELVKLCGAKCKYDMGMFKQMELHILSTLDWNLCDPSIEEFIIKSNEFCTSQACGTNEGDISTGEMFKVKEYLSYISLYSFELVDINMLEVGQVVSDLINDVFQIDFNSSDYQIIQVPPTLSSRSSYSSSRIDIEMSQYKMIKKNLIKSILNTSEYMLSLFNTSGPQYLYRAVVNGWTPICNASTTMRVYQDYNAMKSVSLSSTESYSTPSPTGSAYSTTSLGGAMNTVVTPPTPYMQIRANMMVNKSANLSTPPEARNKYNFGGGQPLRQAPPPQSATTSSMPHHLLPLPQLVQQQHLHHTKSTPVLKHFELPNQQQPLRVNTNIPLVQGSTFSATSYPSATSSTVSSASSASNSNVFDKPMFTHNANGSAITLTMGDGGASNSNSNSCISRSSTPMSDIEAAAGTSKSPGSIYMAMERMRT; encoded by the coding sequence ATGATTGCTACTACTAAACTACCAAGTCCCAGGAGCTTCGACCTACTCCCACGAAACAAGAGGGCTCATTATCCTGGGTTACCACAACATCACCAGGTCCCTAGAACCCCACCACCGCCGCCACCATGCCCACAAtcaccacaaccacaataTTCCAACAAACAGTTTGAGCAAAAGCTATATTCTTCCCACTTGTACTCATCAGAAGTCTCCACACACGAGCGAGTTGTATCCGAATATGACATGGACATATACGAAACTATgcttgaacaaattgaacaaaataaaccaaATGTCAATCTATATAAACAACAACCGTACCTTACCCCAGCTGTAAGGGTAAAGCTTGTCGAATTCCTACTCAAGATGTCAGTGAGGTTGAAAATCCTTCCATTTGTGTTTTACAAGGCAGTGCGTTTGTTTGATAGATATTGTTGCAAACGTATTGTATTATTGGATCAATCTCAATTGATCATCACCACATGTTTATGGATTGCCAGTAAAGTCAATGGTGGCAATAATCATTTCGTCAATATGAACAACTTGAATAAATGTATTGATGGTTTCAGAGtaattggtgatttagGTTATGGAAGTGGAGGTAAATTTATTGGTCCAACTGAAAGGTTCAGATTACCTAAATTACATGAATTGGTTAAATTATGTGGTGCCAAATGTAAATATGATATGGGTATGTTTAAACAAATGGAATTACATATTTTGTCTACTTTAGATTGGAATTTGTGTGATCCACtgattgaagaatttaTCATCAAGAGTAATGAATTTTGCACTAGCCAAGCTTGTGGGACAAATGAAGGGGATATTAGTACTGGTGAGATGTTTAAAGTTAAGGAGTACTTGAGTTATATTTCTTTGTactcatttgaattggtaGATATCAACATGCTTGAAGTTGGTCAAGTAGTATcagatttgatcaatgatgtatttcaaattgatttcaatagCAGCGACTATCAAATTATACAAGTTCCACCAACGCTATCATCCAGATCAAGTTATTCTTCATCACGTATCGATATTGAAATGAGTCAATACAAGatgatcaaaaagaatttgattaaatcCATCTTGAATACTTCGGAATACATGTTGAGTTTGTTCAATACCAGTGGCCCTCAATACTTGTATCGTGCCGTGGTAAATGGATGGACACCAATTTGCAATGCTTCCACAACAATGCGAGTCTATCAAGATTACAATGCAATGAAATCGGTTTCATTGTCATCAACTGAACTGTATTCTACGCCATCTCCAACTGGTTCTGCATACTCGACCACGTCATTAGGCGGTGCAATGAACACGGTGGTTACACCACCTACACCATACATGCAAATACGGGCCAATATGATGGTGAATAAATCAGCCAATTTGTCAACACCTCCTGAAGCAAGGAATAAATATAACTTTGGTGGAGGTCAGCCACTAAGACAAGCGCCACCACCACAATCTGCTACAACTTCAAGTATGCCACATCATTTATTACCTCTTCCACAATTAgtccaacaacaacaccttCATCATACTAAATCAACACCAGTGTTGAAACACTTTGAATTAccaaaccaacaacaaccactCAGAGTCAATACCAATATACCTCTAGTACAAGGTAGCACATTCTCAGCAACATCATATCCATCTGCTACTTCTTCAACAGTTTCCTCAGCCAGTAGTGCACTGAACTCCAATGTATTTGATAAACCAATGTTTACTCACAATGCAAATGGAAGTGCAATTACCCTCACAATGGGCGATGGTGGCGCtagcaacagcaacagcaataGCTGCATACTGAGATCAAGTACTCCAATGAGTGATATTGAGGCTGCAGCTGGAACAAGCAAGAGTCCAGGTAGCATCTATATGGCTATGGAAAGAATGAGGACTTGA